The stretch of DNA GACCAGCTAACGGAGTAAATCGAAGCTGCTTGTCGACAAGGTGGGTCATCTCCGCCACGTCCCCTGCCGCATAGATATTCGGGTCACTTGTCTGAAGCTCCTGATTGACATGAACCGCTCCGGCGACCCCAAGCTCAAGCCCAGCATTTTTGGCGAGTGTAAAATCCGGTCGCACGCCAATCCCAAGCAGGAACAGATCACCTTGAATCACTCGACCGCTTTCAAGCAGCACATCCGTCGCGCGCTCTTGCCCCTGAAACGAGACAATCCCATCACCAAGGATGGTTTCCACACCGCGTTCCTTGAGTTCCTCGCGCAAGGAGGCAGTCATTTCTCGATCAAAAGGGGGTAATACTTGATCTGCCTTTTCAATTAAGGTCACATCAATCCCCAGATGGGTCAGATTCTCGACGACCTCCATCCCAATAAATCCCGCACCGACTACGACCGCTCGTCGAACGTTTTGTGAATCGATCCACGCCTTCATTGCATCCGCATCAGGAACTGTCCGCAACTCAAATATCCCGGGCAGGTTTATTCCAGGCAAATTGGGGACAAGTGGGCGCGCGCCGACTGCCAGTACCAACTTGTCATACGATTCCTCAAAATGAACGCCGTTGGTTCGATTGACAACATGAACGAGCTTTCGCTCGCGATCAATTTCTGTTACTTCATGCTGTGTTAGCACGGTGATGTCAAAACGTTTTTTCAAAGACGAGGGTGTATGCAGTAAAAGCGCGTCTCGCTCTGTGATGACGCCACCCACATAATAGGGAAGACCGCAATTCGCAAAGGAGACATGCTCCCCTCTTTCAAACAGCACAATCTCGGCCGCTCGTCCATTCTTCTAACCTTTGCGGCAACCCCCGCCCCTACGGCAACCCCGCCCACGATCACAACTTTGTTTCGAGATGAACCACCCATCACTGATCGCCCCCGTATACCCATAGCGGTATTTATGTTTGAATTGCTTTAACCATAGATCGCTTTGGGTGGCTGCGTCAGACCCGAATGGATCAGTTTTAAATCGCCTTTTACTAGTCCAAATGAGGGGTGAAATAGACGCTCTATGCGCGGGGTTTGCGTTTGATGCTCCACTGTAGCGCAAAGAGGAAAAACCCAGCCATCGCACTGCTCCCCCCGATAGCCAGTGCATACCGAAAAAGGCCTGCATGTTCAGATTCTGCTCCAACCATCCCGATGATCAGGAGTACTGCACCCACTGTCGACAAGAGCACCTGGAATGATGCCATGCGCGCAAACGCTGGAAATCGATGCAGGAGCAAAGGGAAAAACACGTAGCCGACGCCATAGACAAGCGTCGTGATCCATCCGAGAAATAAGAGGTGAATCGCCGGCAAGGAGAGCGGACGCAAGCCCAGCGTCTGGCATGTGCCAAGAATGAAGGCAAATGCCCACGCGATTGTCCACGCAAGTTTCACGGGTGGTTGCGTCTGTCTCAGCGCAGAGGGGATGCGTCTTAGATACAGCAGCGCAATCACGGCAAAAGACAGTCCAATCACCCGCGTTCCAAGTTGCTGCAGCCAAAAAGCAGGCGGAAGGATGCCCGCAAGAAGGATGCCGATGAACCAAATGGATTGCGCGAGATGGGCGATTTTTGACGGAACTGCGACAGACGGACGATAGCGGGGTAGAAGGTGCAAAGAGACGGCCAATACCGTTCCGGCAATCCAGCCATCAAAGAGAAGGATGCGAATGCGCTTGGAGGATAGCCAAGGGTCTCCACCGTGAAGAATGCCATCCATCGTGGCAAAGAGTGTCGCAACAATCAGGACGATCAGTGCAAGGCTCGTTCCTCGCTTTGCAACACGATCGGTGTCGCGAACCTCACCTTTTTCCAAATTGAAATAAAACCCAGTAAAAGGGGGTGCGTCGTCAAGCTCGGAGACGTGCACAGGAGTTTCCGGCGAGATTGCCTCAGGAGGCAGCAATTTGCGTGATCTTCTGGATGAGACAACAGCGCTCATCACTGCAATCAAAAAGAGGATCCCTGCGGAAGTTTGGCAAACCCACCCCCAATGAATCCATAATGGACGCTGCGCCAGATATCCAAAGATGATCAATAATACCCCCGCTTCAGCCACAACAAAATGGATCCACGGCAAGCCTTTCCAAGGCACGCGAAGAGATGCAAAGAGTTGTAGCACTGCATAGGTCATTCCGTAGATGAGAAAGGTAAGCCAACCAAAGGGGTTAAGTTCCGCGTGATAAGGGGAAATGCTGTCCCACCATGTGACGTTGCTCGCCATCAAGGCTCCAAGTGTCGTCCCAATAAGAAAGTGTACAAGCGCCGCACTAAGGAAAACGCGGGAAACGGGTTCGATTCGTATGCGCATGGGGATCCTCCAGTGTGTTGTTCATCAATATGTGCACGGATACACAAAACAGCATCCTAAAAATTCCGTCTCAAGTATCTCACATTTTCCAAAACAGACTTGTGCTAATCGTCACACCAAAAAGACTGCGTCTTGATATCGACGCAGTCTTCTCGGGAAATTCAACCATTCAATTTACAAGTGCTCATTCGTAGTGGTCTGAAATCGTCCTTTCTTTAATGAAGAACAACCCAGCGATTGGATACAAGCCGCGGGAATGTCGCTGCGAGCTTGTCATTTTTCAGAGAGATCGCGACAGTCTCTTTCATGTTTTCAACCGTCGCGTACGCATACTGCCCGGAAGGATCGATCGCAATGCCGCTCAATTTAGCCATAGGAAGTGTCGGAATCTTCCTGTCAAACGTATTTTTGACTGCGTTAAAAGCTAAAATGTTTCCGCTAAAAGAGGCCGCGTATACGTGATTCCCGCGCGGACCTACGGCCAATTGCATGTATCCACCTGTCGCCTTCATCATCTTCTGCATGCTTCCCATATCCTGCATGCTAAATCCGCCACCTTCAGATTGATGGATGACGTCGACGATGTGATTTGTCTTTGTATTGACAACGGTCATATTGCCGTTATTCCAATTTGCAAGCCAAAGCGTGTGTTTCTGCGGATCATATGCTGTATCCTCAATCATCCCCACTGGAAGGGTGCCCATCATCTTCCCGTTTTTCAAATCAATGATCACTGTGTTTTTAGCGGAATTTCCTGATAGATAGGCAACACGCCCCACGACTGAAAGCGCGTTGCCTCCCACGCCCAACTGCCATACCTGTTTTAGTGAAGGAAGCGCAAAGGCAGTGACAGATTTTCCTCCCGTAAGAATGAGCAAATGTTCAACGTTTGAAAAATCAGCGATCCGCGCACCCACAGGGCTAGAAAAATGGGAAATGACACGATGTGTTTGAGTATCAATCAAATAAGTCTTTCCTTGTAGCGTCGGCACATACGCGGTATGATCCACAACTGCGAGTTGAAATGCATTCGCATTCTTTAAAAACGGCACTGAGATCATCTTTGAAGTCTTGACTTGTTCAAACAGTACCATCCCGTTCCCGTTGCCTGACGGCGGACTTGCCGCAGCCCCCAATAAAACATCTGAATTTTGAATTGTTTTTCTTATGGGGGATGTCATCGTATTTGATTTCTCTTGCTTCATGCCATTTGCCGTCTTCATTGAGTGTGCAGATGCGACGGCATACCCACCGAGTGAAACACCCATCAACAAACTCGTCGCAAAAATACTCGTCAATCTCTGCTTACCCACCAAACATTCTCCTCTCAACCATGCACAGCCAGATATACTACATAACGTAGTATATCTGGCTGTGCATGTCAAGTAATGATCCGGTCTACATGATTTCCCGTTTCATTAGCGACACCAAATCAAAATACCCTCACCTAACGTTAAAAGAATGGCAATCAATGTAGAAAGCAACCGATTGCGAAGTGAAGTGTCCCACCACCGGGGCAATCGTCCCGACTCCATAAAATTAAGCCGAGCTTGCATTGCCCCTGCCAAGCTGACCTGCGGCTCATGAGTCACTGCCGATTGGGCTACCGCTAACAACGCTGTCATAAGGGGAACCTCGTCGCCTTCGCAAGCGGAAATAGAAAATTGATCCGCCAAGAGTTCGCGACGTATCAAATAGCGTTTATAAAGCAACGAGACTACAAGTGGATGAAGAGCCGCTGAGAGCGCTTGCAGGAAGGATTGCTGAAATGTATCCCCAGCTATAACGTGAGCCAATTCATGATAGAGCACAGCTCTTTGCGCTGATGCATCAAGCGTCTCCCATAATCCCTGTGAAACAGCAACCTTTGGGTGTTTAATACCCCACGTGAATGCGTAGCGTTCATGTGTGTTGTACAATAGATACCACTGTATGTTTCCTGCGTATTCAATCGAATGATCAAGTTGAAGCGGTGCGAGAGACGAGGTCACCGCCGCAAGAAACCTTTTTCTATATTCCAATTGACGAAAAATATTGGCTAAAAGGCGAAACCAAAATGCAAGAATGAGAAATAAAAGTATCGCAACGAGTGCATAAAGCCAGATCGGTATCTTGACAGAATGATTCATGGAACTCATCCACACAAGATGGCGCAAGCTACTGTAGAGCGCAAATAAAAGACCAGCTTGAACCAGGACAGCAATACCTGCCGCTGTCAACGAGTATGCGTACATGTGAAAAATACGATCACGAATCGCGGAAAATCGTATCATTCTTCTTTCCTCATTTTACGACGCTCTGCGAGCAAGCGCTCCAGTTGTTGAATCGAATCTGGCAAAAGTTCATCCATCGTGTCAAGAAAATGGGCAAGCCCAAGCTCCCCTGATTGAGAAAGCAGATCAGAAGCCGCCTTAGACGCTCGCGCCTTAATCACCTCATCTGTCGGTTGCGCTTCATAGCGATAGTGACGGCGAGTGCCACTGCGCGTCAAGAGCTTCTGCTCAACCAATCGATTCAGTACAGTCTGCACGGCAGTCAAGGATATATCCCTCTCTAGACGAAGAGTGGAACAGACGTCCATCGCTGTGCAGGGACCTTTTTCCCTTACAATCCAAAGCACCTGTTGACGCAGGGCTCCCTTTTCCATCTTTAATCGCCCCATTTACTACACATTGTAGAAATAAAGCCATAGTGTGTCAACATGGCTTAACTCCCTTGAACCACACGAATGTCTTTTAATTGCGGAACCTTTGAATGAAGAATCTCTGGCAGATCATTCTGGATCTCTTCGTCGACCTCACAAACCGTGATGGCATAACCTCCCCGACGCCAACGTTCAAGACTCAAACGGGCGATATTATAACCTTCTGCATCTAAGGCATTCGACACCTTTGCGAGAAATCCGCGCTGGTCGGCGTGATGGAGAATCAGCGTATTTTTTTCACCCGAAAAGCGAATCGGAAGCCCGAAAAGCTCCTGCACCTCAACCTTGCCGCCGCCAAGGGAGCTCGCGATCAAGTCAATCTTACGCTGGTCCCCGTGCAACAAGATGCCCACCGTATTCGGATGAAAAAATCCCAAATGTTCCTTTTTGAACGCATAACTCAACCCTGCTTCAACCGCGCGCTGGTCGGCTTCAGACACAGCAGGATGATCCGTCGGATAACCCATAACACCCGCCAGCAATGCCAAGTCTGTTCCGTGTCCTTGGTATGTCTCGTAAAAGGAACCCATCAGTCGAAACTCTACGATACGCGGAGTTTCGCCCAGAATTTCTCTCGCCAAATTGCCAATGCGCACAGCTCCTGCCGTATGTGAACTGGACGGCCCCACCATGACGGGACCGATCATCTCAAAGGCGCTCTGATATTTCATGTCTAATCCGTCACTCCATTCCCTGTGGTTTGCCAAAAACTCGCTCACGAAGCGCTCTGCCTGTCGGCGTTGCCGCAAGCCCTCCCAACCCAGTCTCCCTCAGCGATTCAGGGAGCGCATTGCCAATCATATACATTGCCTGAATCACCTCATCTGCCGGAATGACGCTTTTAACGCCGGCAAGCGCCATGTCTGCGGCAGCGATAGCGGTTACAGCGTGAAGCCCATTGCGGATAATGCACGGAATTTCAACCAAGCCCCCGACAGGATCACACACCAGCCCCAGGGAATTCTTTAGCGCCAAGCCAACTGCGTGCCCGACTTGCTCAGGAGTGCCTCCGCCAAGTTCAACAAGCGCGCCTGCCGTCATCGCGGTGGCTGAACCAATCTCCGCTTGGCAGCCGCCTGCCGCGCCCGAGATGGACGCGGAATTGGCGATGACAAGTCCAAGCGCCGCCGCCGTGAATAATGCGCGAACAAGTTCATCCCTGGAAAACCGCCCCGAATCAAGCAGTGAAATAAAGACCCCAGGCAAGATCCCGGCCGACCCCGCAGTCGGAGTCGCCACAATTCGACCCATTCCGGCGTTCACTTCGTTGACCGAAAGGGCAAACGACATCGCCTGAAGGGTTTGCGGCGCTAAAAAACTGCATCCCTTCTTCAAATACTCCCCCACACGAT from Ferroacidibacillus organovorans encodes:
- the sdaAA gene encoding L-serine ammonia-lyase, iron-sulfur-dependent, subunit alpha, with product MSFTHLHELIRIADEKQMSIADLMLEVEIEQSLHTEKEILERMNRQFSVMEEAARKGVETPVYSRTGLTGGDAHRVGEYLKKGCSFLAPQTLQAMSFALSVNEVNAGMGRIVATPTAGSAGILPGVFISLLDSGRFSRDELVRALFTAAALGLVIANSASISGAAGGCQAEIGSATAMTAGALVELGGGTPEQVGHAVGLALKNSLGLVCDPVGGLVEIPCIIRNGLHAVTAIAAADMALAGVKSVIPADEVIQAMYMIGNALPESLRETGLGGLAATPTGRALRERVFGKPQGME
- a CDS encoding M48 family metalloprotease, with amino-acid sequence MIRFSAIRDRIFHMYAYSLTAAGIAVLVQAGLLFALYSSLRHLVWMSSMNHSVKIPIWLYALVAILLFLILAFWFRLLANIFRQLEYRKRFLAAVTSSLAPLQLDHSIEYAGNIQWYLLYNTHERYAFTWGIKHPKVAVSQGLWETLDASAQRAVLYHELAHVIAGDTFQQSFLQALSAALHPLVVSLLYKRYLIRRELLADQFSISACEGDEVPLMTALLAVAQSAVTHEPQVSLAGAMQARLNFMESGRLPRWWDTSLRNRLLSTLIAILLTLGEGILIWCR
- a CDS encoding YncE family protein is translated as MGKQRLTSIFATSLLMGVSLGGYAVASAHSMKTANGMKQEKSNTMTSPIRKTIQNSDVLLGAAASPPSGNGNGMVLFEQVKTSKMISVPFLKNANAFQLAVVDHTAYVPTLQGKTYLIDTQTHRVISHFSSPVGARIADFSNVEHLLILTGGKSVTAFALPSLKQVWQLGVGGNALSVVGRVAYLSGNSAKNTVIIDLKNGKMMGTLPVGMIEDTAYDPQKHTLWLANWNNGNMTVVNTKTNHIVDVIHQSEGGGFSMQDMGSMQKMMKATGGYMQLAVGPRGNHVYAASFSGNILAFNAVKNTFDRKIPTLPMAKLSGIAIDPSGQYAYATVENMKETVAISLKNDKLAATFPRLVSNRWVVLH
- a CDS encoding BlaI/MecI/CopY family transcriptional regulator produces the protein MGRLKMEKGALRQQVLWIVREKGPCTAMDVCSTLRLERDISLTAVQTVLNRLVEQKLLTRSGTRRHYRYEAQPTDEVIKARASKAASDLLSQSGELGLAHFLDTMDELLPDSIQQLERLLAERRKMRKEE
- the sdaAB gene encoding L-serine ammonia-lyase, iron-sulfur-dependent subunit beta is translated as MRQRRQAERFVSEFLANHREWSDGLDMKYQSAFEMIGPVMVGPSSSHTAGAVRIGNLAREILGETPRIVEFRLMGSFYETYQGHGTDLALLAGVMGYPTDHPAVSEADQRAVEAGLSYAFKKEHLGFFHPNTVGILLHGDQRKIDLIASSLGGGKVEVQELFGLPIRFSGEKNTLILHHADQRGFLAKVSNALDAEGYNIARLSLERWRRGGYAITVCEVDEEIQNDLPEILHSKVPQLKDIRVVQGS
- a CDS encoding FAD-dependent oxidoreductase, translating into MLFERGEHVSFANCGLPYYVGGVITERDALLLHTPSSLKKRFDITVLTQHEVTEIDRERKLVHVVNRTNGVHFEESYDKLVLAVGARPLVPNLPGINLPGIFELRTVPDADAMKAWIDSQNVRRAVVVGAGFIGMEVVENLTHLGIDVTLIEKADQVLPPFDREMTASLREELKERGVETILGDGIVSFQGQERATDVLLESGRVIQGDLFLLGIGVRPDFTLAKNAGLELGVAGAVHVNQELQTSDPNIYAAGDVAEMTHLVDKQLRFTPLAGLANKQARVIGQNVCGSHVTFDGALGTAIVKFGKATLALTGLTEKMATAQNLAYRVSYSTSGHHAGYYPGAKMMTIKLLVDPASHHVLGAQIAGEEGVDKRIDVIATGISAKLTIEEMAMLDLAYAPPFSSAKDPVVMAAMAAEHVIDGDVRIVHSLQEVNDLGAILVDVRDDAEVADGMLPGAIHIPLDELRARIGEIDQGRPVVVYCRSGQRSYFAYQILRRRLTSEVFNLTGGWIVQEMRKKTA